In Microbulbifer agarilyticus, the DNA window TGGACGAACGGTTGGACGAAGTATCTGAGCTGGGGGAAGCCACGGGCCAGAACCGCAGTACTGCGGGCGATAACGAAGTGTTTTCCACCGCCGCGCAATCCCCAGCAGAGTCCGATACGCTCGAACTGGATCTCGATTTGGAGCAGCCTACGCCGGCTACGCCGCAGAAACCCCGCAGCCAGCGCTGGGCCAGGCAACCCGAGAAACGTTCGCCCGCAGGGCCCTCCGCAGGCGGTCGTTTCTTCGCGAACTTACAGAAAAACTGGATGGTGTGGCTCGGTGGTGCCTGTGTGGCGCTATCCGGGGTATTTCTTGCCCGCTATGGTATCGAGCAGGGAATGCTCGGGCCCAAGGTCAGAGTGGTAATGGGGTTGGTCACGGCGCTTGCGCTGTATATTGCGGCGGAAGTGTTGCGCCGTAAAACCGGTGGTACCCACCCGACCTTTGCCGCCCTCGCCGGCGGTGGTGCCATAACCGCATTTGCGGCCGTTCTTTCCGCGGTGCACCTGTATCACTTTATCGAGCCCGGGGTGGCGTTTGGTGCCCTGGCACTGGTGGCCTTGGTGACTATGTGGCTCGCGCGCTTGCACGGTCCGGTACTGGCGGCGATCGGCATGCTCGGTGCTTATTCGGTGCCGATTCTGGTCTCCAGTGATTCGGGCAACGTACTCGGCGCGATGGTGTATGCGCTCATCATCTCCGCATCGGTATTGCTGCTCCTGCGCCACGTTTACCGCAGCTGGCTCTGGCTCGGGTTGTTGGCCGGAGCACTGCTGTGGTGGTTGATTTCCCTGGCTGGGCATCAGGCAGATGGTTGGCGTGGCCCCTACTTGGCAATAGTCGCTTACCTGATTTTGGCCGTTATTCCCCGGGACTGGCTGCTGCGCCTGCGTATTCCAGATGCGAGTCAACAGGGCGCGCTGGTGCTTCCCAGCCTGCTGTTGCTGGTCGCCGCACAGTGCATATCCATTTTGCGTGAAGGTTTCCTCTCTTCGGCAATATGGTCCTGGAGCCCGCTCGCCATCGTGACCTTGCTCGCCGCGCGTCAGACCCCGCGCCTGGCGCCGGTACCCTGGGTGCTGTTTCTCGGGCAGGTGGCGGTCTGGTTTGCCAATCAGGTTGGCGGCGAGCCCTTGCGGTTGTCGCCAATGGCCCCAGAGCTGCACAGTCCATTTTTGACCTACCTGCTGGTGAACACGCTGCTGTTTAGCGGTTTTGCCGTGTACAACTATTTCGCGGTGGATGGCGGCGCGAATAAAGAGCGTGCGGTAACCGCGGCCTGGTGGGCGTCGCTGGCGGTGATGGTGCCACTGTTGTCGTTGTTGCTGGGGTATTCCCTTGCCGGGGACTTCCTGCCGCGGTACCTGTGGTGTCTGTATGCGGCAATATTCGGCGCAATCTTTATGTTCCTCGGCAGTCGTGGCGTCGGTAAACACTGGTCGCGCGGTATGGTGGTGTGGTTGTTTATCGCCGCCCATTTCGCCTATAGCCTGGCGGTGTGCCTGTGGCTGAAACAGGCGAGCCTTACCTTGGCGCTCGCGCTGCAGGCGATATCCCTGGCGTGGGTGATTCGTCGTTTCGATATGCCCGCGCTCGGCTGGTTGCTGAAGGCGGTATTGCTGGTGGTGGTGGTGCGGCTGACGTTAAACCCATGGCTGCTCAGTTATGAAAATGTCGCTCACTGGTCGCTGTGGACTTATGGCGGTGCGACATTGTGTGCCTGGATCGCTGCGCGCTTACTTTCCTCTTCTCAGCCGGCGGATTCTGTACAGGCGGGGTTGGCACGCTGGGCGGAAGCGGGTGCCCTGCACCTTTTGGTGCTCACCCTGTGGGCGGAGTGCCGTTACTGGCTCTACAGCGGGAATGCGCTCGCTGCCGAGTTTAGTTTTACCGAGGCAGTCATCGATATGTGGCTGTTTACCTGCCTGGGCCTTGTCTATTACCGCAAGAGTTTGCTCAGTGGCCATTTTGGCCGCTGGTACGACGGCTATGGTCGCGTACTGATGCTGGCCGGGCTGGCCTGTTACGTCGGGATTCTGCTGGCGACTGCATTGAGCGCGCCCTGGGTGTGGCGCGGCATTGGCGAGCGCCCGCTGCTCAATATGCTGATACCGGCGTTTGCCGGCCCCGTGTTACTGGCAGTACTGGCCAGTCGCTACTACCTGCCCAGTGTGCGCCGGTTCGCCGGGCTGTTGGCGGCACTGGCGGCGTTTGTGTGGGTTTCCCTAGAGGTGCGGCACTTGTGGCAAGGCAGCATCCGCCTGGATGTCTCGGCAAGCACCGGCGAGCTCTATACCTACTCGGCAGTGTGGCTGGCACTGGCGGTAACCGCGATCCTGGTTGCCAGCTGGCGTGGTTGGCGCAGTTGTTATCAGGGCGGTATGGCGCTTCTGGCACTGGTGATCGTCAAGCTGTTTCTGGTGGATATGTCCGGGCTTGAGGGACTGCTGCGGGTGGCCTCGTTTATGGGAATGGGCCTCGCATTGCTGGGGATCGCCTATCTCCACCAGAAATTGGGGGTGAAACCGGAGGATTCCGCTTAACTCGAGCTGATCCAGGCCAATACAGGCCAATTTTTGGCCGCGCTTGCGGTATACTGCGCGGCCTTTTTCCGGCGGCTTTTTTCCGACAGCTTTCTTCTTGGCGGGAATGGCGAATATCGTCGCCGGTATCAGGACAAAATGACGCGGGACTGGTAATGGTCCCGGACCGATAGCGTGTAATGCATGGAGATTAGCAGTGAACAGTGTCAGTGCCACCGAGCAGCAGGGCAGTCAACAAAGTACTGAGCAGAAAATGCAGGCCATGGGCCGCGCCGCGCGCGCAGCAGCCCGTCTGATGGCTCGCGCCGACACTGGAGTTAAAAACGCTGCACTCAAGGCTATCGCCGCGGAACTGGATAAGCAGCGACCGCAACTGGCGGCGGCCAACGCCCAGGACATGCAGAACGGCCGTGACAACGGCCTGGACGCGGCCCTGTTGGACCGCCTGGAACTGAATGACGGGCGCATCGACGCCATGATCGAAGGCCTGCTGCAAATCGCAGAGCTACCTGACCCGGTGGGTGAGGTGAGCGATCTCAAATACCGCCCCAGTGGTATTCAGCTTGGCAAAATGCGCGTGCCTCTCGGGGTGGTTGGGATTATTTACGAATCCCGCCCTAACGTGACCATCGATGCCGCCAGCCTGTGCCTGAAGTCGGGCAACGCCACTATCTTGCGTGGCGGCAGCGAAGCGCTGCACTCCAACGGCGCCATTGCTGCGTGTATTACCGCTGGTCTCAAGCAGGTTGGTTTGCCGGAAGCGGCGGTGCAGGTGGTGGGCACCACCGATCGCGCTGCGGTGGGCGCACTGATTTCGATGCCGGAGTATGTGGACGTGATCGTACCGCGCGGTGGCAAGGGGCTGATCGAACGTATCAGCCGCGAGGCTCGGGTTCCGGTGATCAAGCATCTCGATGGTATCTGTCACGTGTACCTGGATGACCGGGCGGATACGGAGAAGGCATTTAATATTGCGCTAAATGCCAAGACCCATCGCTATGGCGTGTGCAATGCGATGGAGACCCTACTGGTGGCTGAGGCGGTGGCGACAGAATTCCTGCCGCGTCTGGCCGCCGCTTACGCTGAAAAGGGTGTGGAGCTGCGCGGCTGCGAAAAAACACGTTCGATTCTGCCGCAGGCGTTACCCGCTACCGAGGAAGACTGGGGCACTGAATATCTGGCACCGGTACTGTCGATTCGCGTGGTGGCGGATATGGATGCGGCGATGGAACACATCGCGCAGTACAGCTCCGGCCATACCGAAGCGATCGTTACCGAGGACTACACCCGCGCGCGCCGGTTTATGGCGGAAGTGGATTCCAGTTCCGTGATCGTAAATGCGTCCACACGTTTTGCCGATGGCTTCGAATACGGCCTGGGTGCGGAAATCGGTATCAGTACCGATAAAATTCACGCCCGCGGCCCGGTGGGTCTGGAAGGCCTGACTTCGCAAAAATGGATCGTGTTCGGGGACGGGCAAATTCGTCAATGAGTTCGCACTCGTCAAAAACCCTGGCGCTGTTCGGCGGCACCTTTGACCCGATTCACTTCGGTCATCTGCGCATGGCACTGGAGCTGAAGCAGGTGCTGGCTTTTGACGAGATGCGCTTGCTGCCGTCGCACCAGCCCGCGCACCGCGCGGCGCCCGGTGTTACGGCGGAAAAGCGGCGGGATATGTTGGCGTTGGCTCTGGAGGATTGCCCGGAACTGGTGCTGGACGCACGCGAACTGCTGCGTGCCGGCCCCACATACACCGTGGATACGCTGGAAGAGTTGCGCAGTGAGTTGGGCACTGAGTTGCCTATCTCCTTCTGCATGGGGATGGATTCCCTGCTGGGACTACCCAGCTGGCACCGCTGGCAGCGACTGCTGGAGTTGGCCCACCTGGTGGTGGTGGCACGGCCGGGTTGGGAGATGCCGGCAAGCGGGCAGGTCGCGGATCTATTGGCGGCCCATCGCGGCGAGCTGGCGGATATTCAGCAGCAACCCGCAGGCAAAATTTTGGTGCAGGAGCGGCGTTTATTGCCTATTTCTGCCACCGATATTCGCAACCAAATACACAGTGGTCGCTCCCCGCAGTTTTTGCTGCCGGAGCGGGTGCTGGACTACATTCAATCTCAAGGGCTCTATCAACAAGAGCGCTAAAACGGTGGAGCACAGGCTCCCGATACAGGTGTTATGACTGATATCAAATCAATTGCGGTAAACGCACTGGAAGACCTCAAGGGTAAAGACATTGTTTCCATGGATGTGTCCGGACTCAGCGATGTGATGGAAACTCTGATCATCTGCACGGGTACCTCCAACCGTCAGGTGAAATCTCTGGCCAACAATGTGGTCGAGGATGGCAAGGAAGCGGGTATTCGCCCTATCGGCGTCGAGGGTATGGACTCGGGTGAGTGGGTACTGGTGGATTACGGTGACGTGGTGGTGCACGTGATGCAGGCGGAGACCCGCGGCTTCTACGACCTGGAAAAGCTCTGGTCCATGACCCCGAACACCCGCGAAGATGCGGACGGTTCCGACCCTCATCAAGACTGATCTTGTCAGCTTGTCTTTCTTTAAGATGCCATTCTCGTGAAGATCAGAATAATCGCTGCTGGCGGCAAGATGCCCGGGTGGGTGCAGGAAGGGTACAACGAGTACGCCAAGCGCCTGCCGCGGGAATTGACCCTGGAAATGGTCGAAATCCCGCTGGGTAACCGCGGCCAGAAAAACTCCCCCGCACTGGTGGAGAAAGCCCGCCAGAAAGAGGGCGAGGCGATGCTCGCCGCAATCCAACCCCGTGAACATGTGGTCGCCCTGGAAGTGAAGGGCAAGTCCTGGAGCACAGAGCAGTTGTCCCGTGAGCTGGCGGACTGGCAGATGGGCGGCGACAACGTGTGCCTGCTAATCGGTGGGCCCGACGGGCTGGCCCCGGAGTGCGTGGCGCGCGCGAATCAGAAGTGGTCGCTGTCGGCACTGACCATGCCGCACCCGCTGGTGCGCGTGCTGTTGGCTGAACAGCTATACCGTGCCTGGACACTGCTTGCGGGTCATCCTTATCACAAGTGAACCGGCGCCCGTGGGCGGGGTCTTAGTAGCTGGATAACCGTGCCTACTGATGCACTGTAAATGCCTGCTACGAGCAGTGGTTTACTTCCGCAGGGACAGCAAACTTGTGTACACTTCGTGGTCATTTTCGCGCCACAGAATAATCTGTATCCACCAGCATGTCTGAAAACCTGCATTTTAAAGATCACCACACGGAGCAGCGGCTATTCCGCAACCGTATGCTGGTGGCCATCTGCGGGGTTGTGGTACTGCTGGGGGTGCTGGTTGCCCGTTTTTACAATCTGCAGGTGGTGCACTTCGAGGATTACCGCACCCAGTCCGACGAGAACCGCATTCAGGTTCGCCCGGTCCCACCTACCCGGGGGCTGATCTATGACCGCAACGGCCAGCTGTTGGCCGACAACCGCCCCAGCTACACCCTGTCGATTGTGCGCGAGCGAGTCAGAGACCTGGATGCCACCCTGGAACTGCTCGGTCAGCTGGTCCAGCTGAACGACAGTGACGTCGAGAAATTCAAACGCCGTCTGCCACGGCGCCGTCCATTTGAACCCGTCCCCCTCCGCTATCGCCTCAGCGAAGAAGAAATTGCCCGCATCAGTGTCAATGAATTCCACCTCGTGGGTGTGTCGGTGGAGGCTGAACTGGTGCGCTTTTACCCCGAGCAGGACCTGTTTGCCCACAGTGTTGGCTACGTCGGCCGTATCAATGAACGCGAACTTTCCGGCTTTACCCAGGAAGATGTGCGCCGCTATCGCGGTACCCAGAGTATTGGCAAGGTCGGTCTCGAGCGCTCTTATGAAGAGTTACTGCTAGGTGAGGTCGGGTTTGAGAATGTGGAAACCAATGCCCGTGGCCGGGTACTGCGTGTGCTGGAACGCCAGGATCCCAAGCCCGGTGCGGAACTGACCCTGCACCTGGATACCCGCCTGCAAGAGGTTGCCACCCGCGCACTCGGCGACAAGCGCGGTGCGGTGGTGGCGATCGACGTGAAAACCGGCGGGGTACTGGCGTTTGTCAGCCAGCCGTCATTTGACCCCAACCTGTTTGTGACCGGTATCAGCTTCAAAGACTACAGTGCCTTGAGGGACTCGCTGGATGTGCCGCTGTTCAACCGCGTGGTGCAGGGGCAGTATCCGCCGGGGTCGACGCTGAAGCCGATGATGGGACTCGGTGGCCTGGCGGATGGCATCATCGAAGTAGATACCAAAATTCGCGATCCCGGTTTCTTTAAATTGCCCAATGACCCGCGCATCTATCGAGACTGGAAACGCACCGGACATGGCAACCATGTCGATTTGGTGCAGGGACTCGCGGAGAGCTGCGATACCTATTTTTGGGATATGGCGTCGCGCTGGAGCATCGATCAGATGCACGACATCGCCACGCGCTTTGGCCTTGGCGAAAAGACCGGTATCGACCTGCCCCGCGAATACCCCGGCCTGTTTCCATCGCGGGACTGGAAGCGCGGTGCCCGCGGCGTCCCCTGGTTTCCCGGTGACAGCCTCAATGCGGTACTGGGGCAGGGCTTTGTACTGGCGACTCCGCTGCAGTTGGCGGTGATGACCGCCACCATTGCCAATCGCGGTACCCACTATCGCCCACAGATGGTGATGGCGGTGGACGGTGTCGAACAGCCGCCGGAAGTACTGCACCACGTGGACGCGCGTCCTGAACACTGGGATGTGGTGTTCGAGGGAATGGAAGCGGTTGTATACGCCACCAATGGTACCGGCAAGCGCGCCGGTGCCGGCCTGGACTTCAAAGTGGCGGGTAAAACTGGTACCGCGCAGGTTGTGGGTATTGCCCAGGGGGCAAAGTACGATTCGGAAGCCCTGAAGGAGCGTCACCGCGACCACGCCTTGTTTGTTGCCTTCGCGCCGATGGATGACCCGCAGATCGCAGTATCGGTACTGGTGGAAAATGGTGAAGGCGGTGGCCTGGTCGCCGCACCGGTAGCCAGAGAGCTGTTCTTCGACTGGATGTCGCGGCCGCTGGAAGACACCGCGAGTATCCAGCCCTTGTACATTCCGCATCTCGGCGAACAGTGCACAGAACCGATGGGGAGAGCATTTAATGGCTAGTCGCGATTATATGCACCGGCTGCCGGATGCCGGCAGCAGTCTGCGTCGCCCGGAGAGCTTTGCCCGTCGCTGGCATGTCGATCTACCCTTACTGCTGCTATTGCTGTTATTGGCAGGAGCGGGGCTGGGTGTCCTCTACAGTGCTGCCGGTGATGAGTTTCACTATGTGAAGCGTCAGGCCGTATTTATGGCGCTGGCCTTTGTCGGCATGTTCATTGCCGCGCAGATTCCCCTGGAATTTTACCGCCGCTGGTCGCCTTGGTTTTACGTGGCGGGTTGCTGCTTGCTCGTTGCCGTATTATTGATCGGCGTTGGCGCTAAGGGCGCACAGCGCTGGCTGCAGATTGGTGGCTTCCGCTTCCAGCCATCGGAAGCACTGAAACTGGCGGTACCCATCGCGGTGGCCGCCTACCTGCACAAACGCACCTTGCCGCCTTCATTGTTAACGGTCTTTACTACGCTGGTGATTATCGGCGTGCCGGCGCTGTTGATTGTGCGCCAGCCGGACCTGGGTACCTCCATCCTGATCGCCGCGTCGGGCATCTTCGCGCTCTACCTGTCGGGTCTCAGCTGGAAGTTGATTGGCAGTGCAGTGGTGATGTTGTTGATGGCAGCCTGGCCCATGTGGATGTGGGGCCTTAGGGACTATCAGAAGCAGCGAATCCTCACCCTATTCAATCCGGACGCGGATCGACTTGGCGCTGGCTGGAACATTTTCCAGTCGAAAGCGGCCATCGGCTCTGGTGGCTGGTCTGGCAAGGGGTACATGCAGGGCACCCAGTCGCAACTGGATTTTCTGCCGGAGAGTCACACCGATTTCATTATTGCGGTACTGGCGGAAGAGTGGGGCATGCGCGGTGCGCTGATACTTCTCGCCCTGTACCTGTTGATCATTGCCCGGGGCATCTATATTAGTTTTATGGCCCAACACGTATTCGGACGCTTGTTGGCGGGTAGTATCACGCTGACCTTCTTCGTGTACGTGTTTGTGAATATCGGAATGGTGACCGGCTTGCTGCCGGTGGTGGGGGTGCCCCTGCCATTGGTGAGTCACGGTGGTACCTCGGTCATCACCTTGATGGCAGGCTTCGGTATTTTGATGGCCGTCAGCACGGAAAGACGCAGAGTACTTTTCTGATTACGTCTCTGATTACGTCGTCTGGATTTCGCCGCGTTTGCCAATAACGTGAGCCGGTTCAGGCTGGCTTTACTTTTTCACGTGTATCGTGCCACTTTTTGGCGCGCTTGTAGTCACAATAGCCAGAGAGGTGCCGGGACGGCACGCCGCAGTCAAAGGCGATTGTGATGGATACAGCGATTTACACAGTGATTAGTGAACAAGTAGTTGGAAGTACTTTATGAAGACAGGAGCGGTTGTTTTGAAGTGGACCACGGGATTGTTGGCTGGCTTGGGGCTGGTGCTCAGCGCCTGCGCTCAGGAGCAGGGGCATGACGAAAATGTCCAGGCCAAAGCCTTCGTGGATTATATGGTCGCCGAGCACAACTTCAGCCGCGACGAACTCGAAACACTGATGCGCGAGGCGAAGCGCAAAGACTCCATTCTCAAGGCCATCAAGCGCCCGGCAGAGAAAGCCAAGCCCTGGTACGACTACCGCAACATCTTCATCACTGATGCCCGTATTCGCGGTGGCGTCGAGTTTTGGGATAAGAATGCGGAAGCGCTGAAAGCCGCAGAAGAAAAGTACGGTGTGCCGCCAGAAATTATTGTGGCCATCATCGGTGTAGAGACGCGCTACGGTGGCAATATGGGTAGCTACCGGGTGATTGATGCGCTGTCCACGCTCGCGTTTAATTACCCCCGTCGCTCCAAGTTCTTTACCAAGGAGTTGGAAAACTACCTGTTACTTACCCGCGATGAGAAGATCGACCCAACCAGTCTGAAAGGTTCTTACGCCGGTGCCATGGGATTCGGGCAGTTTATGCCCTCCAGTTATCGCTTCTATGCGGTGGATTTTAACGGTGACGGCCGCGTAGACATCTGGACCGATACTGAAGATGCGATTGGCAGTGTGGCCAATTACTTTGTGCAGCACGGCTGGAAGACCGGTGAACCGGTTGCCGTCATCACCAAACCGCTGCCCAACGCGGATATGACCATTGTAAACGACAGCCTGAAGCCCAAGTGGACAGTGGGAGAGGTCGAGGCAAAAGGCTTCCCGACCACGGCGCAGGTAACCAAGGAAATGCCGGCCAACGTGTTCTCGCTGCAAACAAAAAAAGGCGAACAGTTCTGGATCGGACTGAATAATTTCTACACCATTACCCGCTACAACCACAGCCGTATGTACGCGATGGCGGTGTATGAACTGGGGCAGGAAATCATCAAGGCTCGCGGTGGTCGTTCCTGAAGCGACTTAGCCCGAGTCGACTTAGCCCGAAGCCAAATAGATTGAAAGGCGCCAGAGTGCGCCGCAATATTGCACAGTAAATAATTAACCGTACAAAACGGAATAGATCGATAAAAAACGGTAGCGAAAGCAGTTATCTCGCGCCGGGGGGAAATCATGATAAAACCACTATCTGGGTGTTCGACCCGAATCGGCGCTGCATGTCTGTTGGCTCTTGCGTCCGCCTGTAGCACGGTTCCCATAGAGCAAAAACGCACATCCAAGGTGGGACCGGGAGATATCCCTTTCGATCAAGTGCGCGATAGCGGCCCCGCGGTACCGGTAGATATGCTGGCCACCCCGGAAGTGACCCCCATGCGTGAACCCATCGGCGTTGCGGGCAATAAGTCCCCATACGTGGTTAACGGCGTAAAGTACCGGGTTCTCGATGGTGTGAAGGGCTATCGCGAACGCGGGCATGCTTCCTGGTATGGCACCAAGTTCCATGGCCGCAAAACTGCCAATGGCGAGGTGTACAACATGTACGCCATGTCTGCCGCGCATAAAACTTTGCCGCTGCCCAGTTACGCGAAGGTCACCAATCTGGATAATGGCCGCAGTATCATCGTACGTGTGAACGACCGCGGTCCGTTTGTGCCCGGGCGCATTATTGATTTGAGCTACACCGCGGCGCAGAAGCTCGGATATATCGACAAGGGGGTTGCCCGCGTCGAGGTAGAAGCACTGGATCCCGCGAGCTTGCCAAGCGCGATGGAGACATTGGCGGTAGAAAAAGACGCTGCTGCGCGCAACGGTTTGCCGGAAGATGCCAGCTTCAAGTTGCCAGACAACACCTTTCTGCAGGTAGGTGCTTATAGCTCATCCTCGCAGGCTGAGCAGATTCGCGCGCAGCTGGCTGCCACATTCGGCTATCCTGTTACCGTAAGCCCGGTAAACCGCGGCGGAAAGATGCTATATAGGGTACGAATTGGGCCAATAGAACAGCAGCGTGCGTTGGTTGCGCTGCGAGAATCCGTTGAACAACAGAATTTCGGTCAACCACAGGTGGTTGTGGATTGAGCCCAGTCATTACGGATTAAGTACAGTTTCGACACTGTATTCTCCCGATGGAAGTCGGGATTTGACACTTTTAGAACGCAAGGAATAAGAGATACCCATGTTCAAACGCTTATTTGCCTGTCTGCTCCTGTTAGTCGGCGCCAACGTCGCCCAGGCCAATAAACCGCTGATTCCCGCGCCGCCGCAACTCGCGGCCTCAGCCTATATCCTGGTCGACGCGCACACCGGCCAGGTGCTGGTGGAGCACGATGCGGACAAGCAGATTCCGCCCGCCAGCTTGACCAAAATGATGACCAGCTACATCGTTTCCGAGGAACTGGAAAAAGGTGTCATTAAAGAGCAAGACATGGTGAACATCTCTGAGAAAGCCTGGCGTAAAGGCGGTTCGAAGATGTTTGTTAAAGTCGGCGACAAGGTGCCGGTGATCGATCTGTTGCGGGGTGTAATTGTCCAGTCCGGTAACGACGCCAGTATCGCGTTGGCCGAGTATGTTTCCGGCAGTGAAGAAGTCTTTGCCGAAGTGATGAACCAGCAGGCCGAGCGTATGGGCATGCAGGACACCAACTTCGTCAATGCCACCGGCTGGCCAGCCGATGGGCACCTCACCACCGCCCGTGACCTGAGCACACTGGCGCGCGCGCTGATTAATGATCACCCAAGCCACTACGCGCTGTACTCTGAAAAGTATTTCCGTTTCAACGGTATTAACCAGCCCAACCGCAACCGCCTGCTGTGGCGCGACCCCGCGGTGGACGGCATCAAGACCGGTCATACTGAAGAAGCTGGCTACTGTCTGGTGGCCTCAGCGGTGAAGCGCGGCATGCGCCTGATCTCTGTGGTGGTTGGCACCGATAGCGATGAGAAGCGTGCGGCGGAGACCCAGAAGCTGCTCGCCTACGGCTTCCGCTACTTCCAGACTCACAAAGTCTACGGCAGTGATGATGTCCTGCAGACCGAACGGGTATGGGGCGGCAAGGCCGACTCCGTGGGTATCGCCGTGTCTCGCGACGTATTCGTTACCATCCCGCGCGGTGGCGAAGAGAACATCAAGGCCGACCTGATTATCGACGGCGAGCTGAAGGCGCCGCTGGCGAAAGGCCAACAGGTGGGTAAAGTGGTCGTGAACCTCGATGGCGAAACAGTCGC includes these proteins:
- a CDS encoding D-alanyl-D-alanine carboxypeptidase family protein, whose amino-acid sequence is MFKRLFACLLLLVGANVAQANKPLIPAPPQLAASAYILVDAHTGQVLVEHDADKQIPPASLTKMMTSYIVSEELEKGVIKEQDMVNISEKAWRKGGSKMFVKVGDKVPVIDLLRGVIVQSGNDASIALAEYVSGSEEVFAEVMNQQAERMGMQDTNFVNATGWPADGHLTTARDLSTLARALINDHPSHYALYSEKYFRFNGINQPNRNRLLWRDPAVDGIKTGHTEEAGYCLVASAVKRGMRLISVVVGTDSDEKRAAETQKLLAYGFRYFQTHKVYGSDDVLQTERVWGGKADSVGIAVSRDVFVTIPRGGEENIKADLIIDGELKAPLAKGQQVGKVVVNLDGETVADVPAVVAEDVEEAGFFKRVWDSIKRFVMSFFK
- a CDS encoding septal ring lytic transglycosylase RlpA family protein, encoding MIKPLSGCSTRIGAACLLALASACSTVPIEQKRTSKVGPGDIPFDQVRDSGPAVPVDMLATPEVTPMREPIGVAGNKSPYVVNGVKYRVLDGVKGYRERGHASWYGTKFHGRKTANGEVYNMYAMSAAHKTLPLPSYAKVTNLDNGRSIIVRVNDRGPFVPGRIIDLSYTAAQKLGYIDKGVARVEVEALDPASLPSAMETLAVEKDAAARNGLPEDASFKLPDNTFLQVGAYSSSSQAEQIRAQLAATFGYPVTVSPVNRGGKMLYRVRIGPIEQQRALVALRESVEQQNFGQPQVVVD